In Ardenticatenales bacterium, a single genomic region encodes these proteins:
- a CDS encoding PQQ-binding-like beta-propeller repeat protein, which translates to MKRTMESSLKYMMVCGLILAAGIISLSMQAFIAKPVFSVPTLPVLWTAGGLDPGNTGAGQAARIASDASGNVAVVSGPSLARDLAVTSYTASGSFRWRSAVTPATGTFAGDWVVAAPNGDFVAVGHNLTAGGQSIAITMVRYASDGTLLWQVDLARTLPSVARLEVDAGGNVYLAFSSVGDGQDIQLHKYDPSGNLLWSQVISTGFFANDYATSLALSPDGADVMLTGDIAGGATWITAAFNATTGVRAWLVTAAEGVAAKDVVVDDSHVYVTGQGNVGINSFLTVVAYDRATGARLWRTDKKPTDATGAAGLRMDIAPDGSLVVTGQANRGFLDWYTVSFETTGVVRWEAVRDGGLNTDEVPTGVLVLADGTAVVTGPGGPNLPGGFIPGVTVGYSSNGTLLWDAFAQLSTVWVTSLPNGDVCATGGYDALITCWRPSSGMSTPTPPPGPTSTPAPPANTGFLSPSANTAQTSGAGDNDGYQTSPVNAYTNDSLLSVAVDTDSGTNTNISCTDSGKDKHLYYNYNLNMPASAIIQGIQVRLGARVDATGGSPKICVQLSWDGGTSWTTAKATANLGTTETTYTLGSVLTTWGRTWNASDFNNGNFRLRVIDVAGDTNRDFFLDYVTVNVTFQP; encoded by the coding sequence ATGAAGAGAACCATGGAATCTTCACTGAAGTACATGATGGTATGCGGCCTGATATTGGCTGCCGGCATCATTTCTTTATCAATGCAAGCATTCATAGCCAAGCCGGTTTTCTCAGTACCCACACTCCCTGTGCTGTGGACTGCGGGGGGACTTGATCCAGGCAACACGGGCGCAGGTCAGGCGGCGCGGATCGCCTCTGATGCGTCGGGCAATGTTGCTGTCGTGTCAGGACCGTCACTTGCGCGCGATCTGGCCGTTACCTCATATACGGCGTCTGGTTCCTTTCGCTGGCGGAGTGCAGTCACCCCGGCGACAGGAACGTTTGCGGGCGATTGGGTGGTCGCTGCACCAAATGGAGATTTCGTAGCCGTCGGACACAACCTCACTGCTGGAGGCCAATCGATTGCCATCACGATGGTCCGTTATGCGTCCGATGGCACACTCCTGTGGCAGGTTGACCTTGCTCGCACCCTGCCCTCGGTAGCCCGGTTGGAGGTTGATGCCGGGGGAAACGTCTATCTGGCGTTTAGCTCGGTGGGCGACGGTCAGGACATCCAGTTGCACAAGTACGATCCCTCTGGTAACTTGCTCTGGTCTCAAGTGATCTCAACAGGCTTTTTCGCCAACGACTATGCCACGTCGCTGGCATTAAGCCCGGACGGAGCTGATGTCATGCTCACGGGAGATATTGCCGGCGGGGCTACGTGGATCACCGCTGCGTTTAACGCTACTACAGGTGTCCGTGCGTGGTTGGTAACGGCAGCAGAAGGTGTTGCCGCCAAAGACGTGGTGGTGGATGATAGCCACGTGTACGTGACCGGCCAGGGCAACGTCGGAATCAACAGCTTTCTAACAGTGGTTGCCTATGACCGGGCAACCGGAGCGCGGTTATGGCGCACAGATAAGAAACCGACCGACGCCACCGGTGCCGCAGGTCTCCGAATGGACATAGCGCCTGACGGGAGCCTGGTCGTAACTGGTCAGGCGAACCGTGGATTCCTCGACTGGTACACAGTCTCTTTTGAAACTACCGGGGTGGTTAGATGGGAGGCCGTTCGGGATGGCGGATTGAACACAGATGAGGTCCCCACCGGTGTTTTGGTGCTTGCGGATGGCACCGCCGTCGTTACGGGGCCAGGTGGTCCAAATCTTCCAGGGGGATTTATCCCCGGCGTCACAGTTGGTTACAGTTCAAACGGAACCTTGTTATGGGATGCCTTTGCCCAACTGTCCACGGTCTGGGTCACATCTCTTCCCAACGGTGATGTGTGTGCCACCGGCGGTTACGACGCACTGATCACGTGCTGGCGGCCTTCGAGTGGCATGAGCACGCCGACGCCGCCTCCGGGTCCAACCAGTACGCCAGCACCCCCCGCAAACACTGGTTTCCTCTCCCCTTCCGCAAATACCGCACAGACATCTGGTGCCGGTGACAACGACGGTTACCAGACCAGTCCCGTGAATGCTTACACCAATGACTCGCTCTTGTCGGTTGCTGTGGATACTGATAGCGGCACGAACACGAATATCTCGTGTACAGATAGCGGGAAGGATAAGCACCTCTACTACAACTACAATCTCAATATGCCGGCATCCGCCATCATTCAGGGTATTCAAGTGCGCCTCGGTGCGCGCGTTGACGCCACGGGTGGCTCTCCGAAGATTTGTGTGCAACTCTCGTGGGATGGCGGCACATCGTGGACGACAGCAAAGGCCACGGCAAATCTGGGTACAACGGAGACCACTTACACCCTGGGTAGCGTATTGACCACGTGGGGCCGTACATGGAACGCCAGCGACTTCAACAACGGCAACTTCCGTTTAAGGGTCATTGACGTGGCCGGTGATACGAATCGTGACTTTTTCCTTGATTATGTAACAGTTAATGTCACGTTTCAACCCTAA
- a CDS encoding phosphotransferase, whose translation MEIRIKERFNDDILRQVMQRYDIAPGDITLLDGFESFMYAFTRQDDDFVLRIGHSFRRSQAMIQGEVDWLHYLAAGGAAVAGPVLSPEGRLVEVVDDGRGAQFLATAFHKAPGRSPRAADWTPEMMATYGQLLGRMHALSQRYEPPDSGGWRPHWDDEMMSEVARLLPPTEEAALARYEALMRHLRALPRDEVSYGLVHQDAHAGNFFITDSGQITLFDFDDCVYSWYANDIAIVLFYAGTGVPDPAAFTAHFMPHFLRGYRRENRLHPDWLAQFPHFLKLRELELYAVIHRSYDVDNITNAWVAAFMRGRKQRIVDNIPYILFDFTSLAAYL comes from the coding sequence TTGGAAATCAGAATCAAAGAACGTTTTAACGACGATATTTTGCGTCAGGTGATGCAACGATATGACATTGCGCCTGGCGATATTACCTTGCTCGATGGGTTTGAGAGCTTCATGTACGCTTTCACGCGCCAGGATGACGACTTTGTGTTGCGAATTGGGCACAGTTTCCGCCGTAGCCAGGCCATGATCCAGGGGGAAGTGGATTGGCTGCACTATCTGGCTGCGGGCGGCGCTGCCGTGGCCGGTCCGGTGTTGTCGCCGGAGGGCAGGTTGGTAGAAGTCGTGGATGATGGTCGGGGGGCGCAATTTCTGGCGACGGCGTTCCACAAAGCGCCCGGTCGCTCGCCGCGCGCCGCTGATTGGACGCCGGAGATGATGGCGACTTATGGGCAGCTTTTGGGGCGGATGCACGCGCTGAGTCAGCGGTATGAGCCACCCGATTCAGGCGGATGGCGACCACACTGGGATGACGAGATGATGTCTGAGGTGGCGCGGCTGCTGCCACCGACGGAGGAAGCGGCGCTGGCGCGGTATGAGGCGTTGATGCGCCATTTGCGCGCCTTGCCCCGGGATGAGGTGTCGTATGGGTTGGTGCATCAGGATGCGCATGCCGGCAATTTCTTCATCACCGACTCCGGACAAATCACCCTCTTTGACTTCGACGACTGCGTTTATAGCTGGTATGCCAACGACATTGCCATCGTCCTCTTTTATGCCGGCACCGGCGTCCCCGATCCCGCCGCCTTCACCGCCCACTTTATGCCCCACTTCCTGCGTGGCTACCGGCGCGAAAACCGGCTGCACCCCGACTGGCTGGCGCAGTTTCCCCATTTCCTCAAATTGCGCGAATTGGAACTGTACGCCGTCATCCACCGCAGCTACGACGTGGACAATATCACCAACGCCTGGGTCGCCGCCTTCATGCGCGGGCGCAAACAGCGTATTGTTGATAACATACCCTACATCCTGTTCGATTTTACCAGTCTGGCTGCGTATTTATGA